In a single window of the Sphingosinicella microcystinivorans genome:
- a CDS encoding TonB-dependent receptor domain-containing protein encodes MKIQVRSIACATVSLAALLAGAAPAWSQEAAVEEELIIVTGTNIRGANVIGSAVQSLSSDDIAKTGKATIAELMRELPVNFAGGVANSDNNRGGQDTSSMGSNLTGGSGVNLRGLGALSTLVLVNGRRVAVSGQFGDFVDISNIPVAAIERIEILQDGASAVYGSDAVGGVVNIILKRKVDGLHALARIGTTTEGGGTEYQGSLVWGTAWDSGNLVLGYEYNKRENVLASKRGFNGGDLSDRGGVNWPIYTSRAGSAANIFSGNAAFNGAVAYTVPNGPGTGLTIADLTPATGGFGNSFDPWAGFDIIPEMRRHSLFLSFDQEVSDKVSLYGGARYTDRKGSYNTGYAPFYGAVPTTNPAYITGVSNNFGVLIDDVPLTRDVRVKSLALEGGVRIEMFGDWQADATLSYSREKQGRQSTMLRDSNVGERLPSGAFAPSSIVCSLMGPVATPTTPQQTFCAGLGYETWNPYSTQPLSAAVIDQLIGYEDLTFNSDVVQGTVKFDGTLVDLPGGGLKLAAGVDYRKEKINGLLDFNYRSINPYTVEYGTTKQDVFSMFAEASIPIVGAENAMPGIAALEFSAAVRHETSSSTGLKEFSTTDPKFGFRYAPFDGFNIRGSWGTSFHAPPMRFQYSGAQPVPGGNAIFYANAFYTAPCDTTLVALNGFSVTPTGCTFTGMVVSGGAGPTLDPETAETWTLGFDFTPSSVPGLRLAANYFNIEIENRLVRITSGTLGGILANYFATGTSPYINNLVFNPSEALVQSLFDDPRFLGLSGPGPTRSADQIAAIIYATQTNLANLKMKGLDLSLNYAFDAGSLGGFELFGNGTLITTYKVEGSPGSGYVDKLGVYESMGNPVKFKSRQGVAWNKGPVSLVVSANYTDGYKCEAGCFVPSSTGAPVANTDPVKIDSWLTFDLQLGVDLGGLGGAFKDAGLTFNALNIFNEDPPFIDTGRVVTGNAPEPYDTANATIIGRTVSLTLTKRF; translated from the coding sequence ATGAAAATACAGGTCCGTTCAATCGCTTGTGCAACGGTTTCGCTGGCGGCGCTGCTGGCGGGCGCGGCTCCCGCGTGGTCGCAGGAGGCGGCCGTCGAGGAAGAATTGATCATCGTCACCGGCACCAACATCCGCGGCGCGAACGTGATCGGCAGCGCGGTGCAGTCGCTCAGTTCCGACGACATCGCCAAGACCGGCAAAGCCACCATCGCCGAACTGATGCGCGAGCTTCCGGTGAACTTCGCGGGCGGCGTCGCCAACTCGGACAACAACCGCGGCGGGCAGGACACGAGCTCGATGGGGTCGAACCTCACCGGCGGCTCGGGCGTCAACCTGCGCGGTCTCGGCGCGCTGTCGACGCTCGTCCTGGTGAATGGGCGGCGCGTTGCGGTCTCCGGCCAGTTCGGCGACTTCGTCGACATCTCGAACATTCCCGTCGCCGCGATCGAGCGCATCGAGATCCTTCAGGACGGCGCTTCGGCCGTCTACGGCTCGGACGCCGTCGGCGGCGTGGTCAACATCATCCTGAAGCGCAAGGTGGACGGCCTTCACGCGCTCGCCCGCATCGGCACGACGACCGAGGGCGGCGGCACCGAGTATCAGGGCAGCCTCGTCTGGGGCACGGCGTGGGACAGCGGCAACCTCGTGCTCGGCTACGAGTATAACAAGCGCGAGAACGTGCTGGCCTCGAAGCGCGGCTTCAACGGCGGCGACCTCTCGGATCGCGGCGGTGTCAACTGGCCGATCTACACGAGCCGCGCGGGCAGCGCCGCCAACATCTTCTCGGGCAACGCGGCCTTCAACGGTGCCGTCGCCTACACGGTTCCGAATGGGCCGGGGACCGGCCTCACCATCGCCGACCTGACGCCGGCAACCGGCGGTTTCGGCAACAGCTTCGATCCGTGGGCCGGATTCGACATCATCCCGGAAATGCGGCGGCACAGCCTGTTCCTGTCGTTCGACCAGGAGGTCAGCGACAAGGTCTCGCTCTACGGCGGCGCCCGCTACACGGATCGCAAGGGCAGCTACAATACGGGTTACGCGCCGTTCTACGGCGCCGTGCCGACGACGAACCCGGCCTATATCACCGGCGTTTCGAACAACTTCGGCGTGCTGATCGACGACGTGCCGCTGACGCGCGATGTGCGTGTGAAGAGCCTCGCGCTCGAGGGCGGTGTCCGCATCGAGATGTTCGGCGACTGGCAGGCGGATGCCACGCTGTCGTACAGCCGCGAGAAGCAAGGCCGCCAAAGCACCATGCTGCGCGATTCGAACGTCGGCGAACGGTTGCCCAGCGGCGCGTTCGCACCGAGCTCCATCGTCTGCTCGCTGATGGGACCGGTCGCCACGCCGACGACGCCGCAGCAGACGTTCTGCGCCGGTCTCGGCTACGAGACGTGGAACCCCTATTCGACGCAGCCGCTTTCGGCCGCAGTGATCGACCAGCTCATCGGCTACGAGGACCTGACCTTCAATTCGGACGTGGTGCAGGGCACGGTGAAGTTCGACGGAACGCTTGTCGATCTGCCGGGCGGCGGGCTGAAGCTCGCGGCGGGCGTCGACTACCGCAAGGAGAAGATCAACGGTCTCCTCGATTTCAACTACCGCAGCATCAATCCCTACACGGTCGAATACGGCACGACGAAGCAGGACGTGTTCTCGATGTTCGCCGAGGCCTCGATTCCGATCGTCGGCGCGGAGAACGCGATGCCCGGCATCGCCGCGCTCGAGTTCTCCGCCGCGGTGCGCCACGAGACGTCGAGCAGCACCGGCCTCAAGGAGTTCTCGACGACGGACCCGAAGTTCGGCTTCCGCTACGCGCCGTTCGACGGTTTCAACATCCGCGGCAGCTGGGGCACTTCGTTCCACGCCCCGCCGATGCGCTTCCAGTACAGCGGCGCGCAGCCGGTGCCCGGCGGCAATGCCATCTTCTATGCGAACGCCTTCTACACGGCGCCGTGTGACACCACGCTCGTTGCGCTGAATGGCTTCTCGGTCACGCCGACCGGCTGCACCTTCACAGGCATGGTCGTGTCGGGTGGCGCAGGCCCGACGCTTGATCCCGAGACGGCCGAGACATGGACGCTCGGCTTCGACTTCACGCCGTCGTCGGTCCCCGGTCTCCGGCTCGCCGCGAACTATTTCAACATCGAGATCGAGAACCGGCTTGTCCGCATCACGTCGGGCACGCTCGGCGGCATCCTTGCGAATTACTTCGCGACCGGCACCAGCCCCTACATCAACAACCTCGTCTTCAATCCATCCGAAGCGCTGGTGCAGTCGTTGTTCGACGATCCGCGCTTCCTTGGCCTGTCGGGGCCGGGGCCGACGCGATCGGCTGACCAGATCGCCGCCATCATCTACGCGACGCAGACCAACCTCGCGAACCTGAAGATGAAGGGCCTCGACCTGTCGCTGAACTACGCGTTCGACGCGGGTTCGCTCGGCGGGTTCGAGCTGTTCGGCAACGGCACGCTCATCACCACCTACAAGGTGGAAGGCTCGCCGGGCAGCGGCTATGTCGACAAGCTCGGCGTCTACGAGAGCATGGGCAACCCGGTGAAGTTCAAGTCGCGGCAGGGTGTCGCGTGGAACAAGGGGCCGGTCTCGCTCGTCGTGTCCGCGAACTACACTGACGGCTACAAGTGCGAGGCGGGCTGCTTCGTGCCGTCCTCGACCGGCGCGCCCGTCGCCAACACCGATCCGGTCAAGATCGACTCGTGGCTGACGTTCGACCTCCAGCTCGGCGTCGACCTCGGCGGGCTCGGCGGCGCCTTCAAGGATGCGGGGCTCACCTTCAACGCGCTCAACATCTTCAACGAGGACCCGCCCTTCATCGACACGGGCCGCGTCGTGACCGGCAACGCGCCGGAGCCCTACGACACGGCGAACGCCACGATCATCGGGCGGACCGTCTCGCTGACGCTGACCAAGCGCTTCTAG
- a CDS encoding alpha/beta hydrolase, whose amino-acid sequence MRSFLLGACLAAAFSVPHAAAQGIPAPEAWEYVRMTPEVRSALRDRVDALPPELREAHNTELSANVNTLPTWLYEALSNELVARHHCTTGSYNGPKPKPPVPDAWGYVKRVPHQRYHYRLRARLLPPDEKAAYDAKMAGEMAKLPAWLKEALEEEAVRYDAYLGLDPCKRPGIGAFYSDAPKAVSTPQSVQWDLTSAKGHTYRIMIAPPLSPPPAEGWPVVYVLDGNANFGTVSDALRLQGRRPERTGVSAALVVGIGYPIDGPFDEKRRGYDYVVHSPGATSPKHGADGQLEADSGGGAADFLSFIETELKPAVEKAYAVDRKRQTLLGHSFGGFFTLYTLFNRPQAFQNYLAFSPSVWWNNRSLLEDERRFTAARKASDPPVSLFVATGGLEETQRIPMVTDSREVVSRLKAIADRGVKTDLYIAEGEDHGSIVPTALSRALRARIGDGFEKTAGRK is encoded by the coding sequence ATGAGATCGTTTCTGCTCGGCGCCTGTCTCGCCGCCGCGTTTTCCGTGCCGCACGCCGCCGCGCAGGGCATACCCGCGCCGGAGGCATGGGAGTATGTGCGCATGACGCCCGAGGTGCGCAGCGCGCTCCGCGACCGGGTCGACGCCTTGCCGCCCGAGCTTCGGGAAGCGCACAACACGGAGCTGTCGGCCAACGTCAACACGCTGCCGACGTGGCTCTACGAAGCGCTCAGCAACGAGCTGGTGGCGCGGCATCATTGCACGACCGGAAGCTACAACGGTCCCAAGCCGAAGCCGCCGGTCCCCGACGCATGGGGCTATGTGAAGCGCGTGCCGCACCAGCGCTATCATTACCGCCTGCGCGCGCGCCTGCTGCCGCCCGATGAAAAGGCGGCCTACGACGCGAAGATGGCCGGGGAGATGGCGAAGTTGCCCGCCTGGCTGAAAGAGGCGCTGGAGGAAGAGGCCGTGCGCTATGACGCCTACCTCGGCCTCGATCCCTGCAAGCGTCCCGGCATCGGGGCGTTCTACAGCGATGCGCCGAAGGCGGTTTCCACGCCGCAATCGGTGCAGTGGGACCTGACCTCGGCGAAGGGCCACACCTATCGCATCATGATCGCGCCGCCGCTGTCGCCGCCGCCGGCCGAAGGCTGGCCGGTCGTCTACGTGCTCGACGGCAACGCCAATTTCGGAACGGTTTCGGATGCGCTGCGGCTGCAAGGGCGGCGGCCGGAGCGCACGGGCGTTTCCGCCGCGCTCGTCGTCGGCATCGGCTATCCGATCGACGGACCGTTCGACGAGAAGCGGCGGGGCTACGACTATGTCGTCCATTCGCCGGGCGCGACCTCGCCCAAGCATGGCGCGGACGGACAGCTCGAAGCCGACAGCGGCGGCGGCGCTGCGGACTTCCTGTCGTTCATCGAAACCGAGCTGAAACCGGCCGTCGAGAAGGCCTATGCGGTCGACCGGAAGCGGCAGACGCTGCTCGGCCATTCGTTCGGCGGGTTCTTCACGCTCTACACGCTGTTCAATCGCCCGCAGGCATTTCAGAACTACCTGGCGTTCAGCCCGTCCGTCTGGTGGAACAACCGCTCTCTCCTCGAGGACGAGCGCCGCTTCACCGCCGCGCGCAAGGCGAGCGATCCGCCCGTCAGCCTGTTCGTCGCGACGGGTGGCCTCGAGGAGACGCAGCGCATCCCGATGGTGACGGACAGCCGCGAGGTCGTCTCGCGCCTGAAGGCCATAGCGGATCGCGGCGTGAAGACGGACCTCTACATCGCCGAGGGCGAGGACCACGGCTCGATCGTGCCGACCGCGCTCAGCCGGGCGCTGCGCGCG
- a CDS encoding 2-hydroxymuconic semialdehyde dehydrogenase — MKSLGQFIDGAYEDAGANRFDVIDPVTGAVAYTTYEAGRDQVDRAVAAARAALSGPWARLSAAERGAILRKLANRIAERSEEFLRAEVLDTGKPADMASHLDIPRGAANFSFFADTAPMAMGEAFPAPTPDGRGALNYSLRTPRGVIAVVCPWNLPLLLMTWKVAPALACGNTVVVKPSEETPATATLLGEVMNEVGIPRGVFNVVNGFGAGSTGEFLTSHPDIDGITFTGETVTGTAIMKAAADGIRPVSFELGGKNAAVVFADCDLDRAIAGTMRSAFLNCGQVCLGTERVYVERPLFDAFVETLAAQVKTLKPGDPWDKATNFGPLISDVHRQKVLSYYAKAKAEGATIVTGGGIPDMPGNLAGGSWIEPTIWTGLPESSAVIQEEIFGPCCHIAPFDAEDEAVALANASPYGLAASLWTGDLSRAHRLAQRIEVGTLWINSWFLRDLRAAFGGSKKSGIGREGGLHGLDFYTEQRNVCIHL; from the coding sequence ATGAAATCATTGGGACAATTCATCGACGGCGCCTACGAGGACGCGGGCGCAAACCGCTTCGACGTGATCGACCCCGTCACCGGCGCGGTCGCCTACACGACGTATGAAGCGGGCCGCGATCAGGTGGACCGCGCCGTCGCCGCGGCGCGTGCCGCCCTGTCCGGCCCGTGGGCGCGACTCTCCGCGGCGGAGCGCGGCGCGATCCTCCGCAAGCTCGCGAACCGCATCGCCGAACGCTCGGAGGAGTTTCTCCGCGCGGAGGTGCTCGACACCGGCAAGCCGGCGGATATGGCCTCGCACCTCGACATTCCCCGGGGCGCCGCGAACTTCAGCTTCTTCGCCGACACCGCGCCGATGGCGATGGGCGAAGCCTTCCCCGCGCCGACGCCGGACGGCCGCGGCGCGCTCAACTACAGCCTGCGCACGCCGCGCGGCGTCATTGCCGTGGTCTGCCCGTGGAACCTGCCGCTGCTGCTGATGACATGGAAGGTCGCGCCGGCGCTCGCCTGCGGCAACACCGTGGTGGTGAAACCCTCCGAGGAAACCCCCGCCACCGCCACGCTGCTCGGCGAGGTGATGAACGAGGTCGGCATCCCCAGGGGCGTCTTCAACGTCGTCAACGGTTTCGGCGCGGGCTCGACCGGCGAGTTCCTCACCAGCCATCCCGACATCGACGGCATCACCTTCACCGGCGAAACGGTGACGGGCACGGCGATCATGAAAGCCGCGGCGGACGGCATCCGGCCGGTGTCCTTCGAGCTTGGCGGCAAGAACGCCGCGGTCGTCTTCGCCGACTGCGATCTCGACCGCGCCATCGCGGGCACGATGCGCTCGGCGTTCCTCAATTGCGGGCAGGTCTGCCTCGGCACCGAGCGCGTCTACGTCGAGCGCCCGCTGTTCGATGCGTTCGTCGAGACGCTCGCCGCGCAGGTGAAGACGCTGAAGCCCGGCGATCCGTGGGACAAGGCCACCAACTTCGGCCCGCTCATCTCGGACGTGCACCGCCAGAAGGTGCTCTCCTACTACGCGAAGGCGAAGGCCGAAGGCGCGACCATCGTCACCGGCGGCGGCATTCCCGACATGCCGGGCAATCTCGCGGGCGGAAGCTGGATCGAACCGACGATCTGGACCGGGCTTCCCGAAAGCTCGGCCGTGATTCAGGAAGAGATCTTCGGGCCCTGCTGCCACATCGCGCCGTTCGACGCGGAGGACGAGGCCGTCGCGCTTGCGAACGCCAGCCCCTACGGCCTCGCCGCCTCGCTGTGGACGGGCGACCTGTCGCGCGCGCACCGCCTTGCGCAGCGCATCGAGGTCGGCACGCTCTGGATCAACAGCTGGTTCCTGCGCGATCTGCGCGCGGCGTTCGGCGGTTCGAAGAAATCGGGCATCGGACGCGAAGGCGGCCTCCACGGCCTCGATTTCTATACCGAGCAGCGCAATGTCTGCATCCATCTTTAG
- a CDS encoding 2-keto-4-pentenoate hydratase, whose product MMTVDTQRIGLFLDNAARTATAVPQFTGDDTFDLDAAYRIQQASIAARLQRGERIVGMKMGFTSRAKMVQMGVSDMICGRLTDAMLVEDGGSIRMADFVHPRVEPEIAFLLKRPIRGKLAPMQAMDAVEAVAPALEIIDSRYEAFRFSLSDVVADNSSSSAFVVGAWSRADSDLDNLGMVMSFNGRAEAIGSSAAILGHPARSLAAAARLADERGLELDAGSIVLAGGATAASALSAGLHVSLEVQTLGFTGFSVSE is encoded by the coding sequence ATGATGACCGTCGACACCCAGCGCATCGGGCTGTTCCTCGACAACGCCGCGCGCACGGCGACCGCCGTGCCGCAGTTCACCGGCGACGACACGTTCGATCTCGACGCCGCCTACCGCATCCAGCAGGCGAGCATCGCCGCGCGGCTGCAGCGCGGCGAGCGCATCGTCGGCATGAAGATGGGCTTCACCAGCCGCGCCAAGATGGTGCAGATGGGCGTCTCCGACATGATCTGCGGGCGGCTCACCGACGCCATGCTCGTGGAGGACGGCGGCAGCATCCGCATGGCGGATTTCGTGCACCCGCGCGTCGAGCCGGAGATCGCCTTCCTGCTGAAGCGGCCCATTCGCGGCAAGCTGGCGCCCATGCAGGCGATGGATGCCGTCGAGGCGGTCGCGCCCGCGCTCGAGATCATCGACTCGCGCTACGAGGCGTTCAGGTTCTCGCTGAGCGACGTCGTCGCCGATAACAGCTCGTCGTCGGCGTTCGTGGTCGGCGCGTGGAGCCGCGCGGACAGCGACCTCGACAACCTCGGCATGGTGATGAGCTTCAACGGCCGCGCCGAGGCGATCGGGTCGAGCGCCGCGATCCTCGGCCATCCGGCGCGCTCGCTCGCCGCCGCCGCGCGCCTCGCCGACGAACGCGGCCTCGAGCTCGATGCCGGGTCCATCGTGCTCGCGGGCGGCGCGACCGCCGCGAGCGCGCTCAGCGCCGGTCTCCACGTCTCGCTCGAAGTCCAGACGCTCGGCTTCACCGGTTTCTCTGTCTCGGAGTAG
- a CDS encoding ChuX/HutX family heme-like substrate-binding protein, whose protein sequence is MITTALIAFAAAAATPQATCATPEQATAVRSFYASLPSAPPLVARRHMNLAEEIVSSGLSADHATGVSGAHFKAVWDSLSEWPVAFFIMDQKGWIMKFEGPVPALLGNKRTDAFTDVKAPGENGLISHIRPDLVTSIHAVALPGGMGRDGKMREGMTRAVIFYDASKDSVFGLYASLAGEDLNTAAIPAFEKTMALMRTLPQVCGR, encoded by the coding sequence ATGATAACGACCGCGCTCATCGCTTTTGCCGCCGCGGCGGCCACGCCGCAGGCGACGTGCGCCACGCCCGAGCAGGCGACCGCCGTGCGCAGCTTCTACGCTTCGCTTCCGAGCGCGCCGCCGCTCGTGGCGCGGCGGCACATGAACCTTGCCGAGGAGATCGTCTCCTCGGGGCTGTCCGCCGACCATGCGACGGGCGTTTCGGGCGCGCACTTCAAGGCGGTGTGGGATTCGCTCAGCGAATGGCCGGTGGCCTTCTTCATCATGGACCAGAAGGGCTGGATCATGAAGTTCGAGGGGCCGGTGCCCGCGCTGCTCGGCAACAAGCGGACCGACGCTTTCACCGACGTGAAAGCGCCGGGCGAGAACGGCCTCATCAGCCACATCCGCCCGGATCTCGTCACCTCGATCCATGCCGTGGCGCTGCCCGGCGGCATGGGCCGCGACGGCAAGATGCGGGAAGGCATGACCCGCGCGGTGATCTTCTACGACGCCTCGAAGGACTCCGTGTTCGGCCTCTATGCGAGCCTTGCCGGCGAGGACCTGAACACGGCGGCGATCCCCGCCTTCGAGAAGACGATGGCGCTGATGCGGACGCTGCCGCAGGTCTGCGGGCGCTGA
- a CDS encoding GntR family transcriptional regulator — protein sequence MTEDPDQNEDVAVAKTIANHTYQQLRRDIVSGVLAPGSKLRMDMLIKRYGVGMSPLREALVRLTGDALVHAEGQRGFWVSPISIEELDDTMAIRTLIETEAVVRSIEHGGPEWEERVRQTYETLSSLEARLSENDESVLAQWERANAQFHEALVSACGSPWLVRLRRMLHQHSERYRAISLANRPAGRDVHDEHEAIAEAALSRKSLRASRLIEVHLQRTADAVREAMRAREEETAPPRGKRRQSALKTAG from the coding sequence ATGACCGAAGATCCTGACCAGAACGAAGACGTGGCGGTCGCCAAGACGATCGCCAACCACACCTATCAGCAGTTGCGTCGCGATATCGTTTCGGGCGTCCTCGCGCCCGGCTCCAAGCTGCGCATGGACATGCTGATCAAGCGCTACGGCGTCGGCATGAGCCCGCTGCGCGAGGCGCTGGTGCGATTGACCGGCGACGCGCTGGTGCACGCGGAAGGGCAGCGCGGGTTCTGGGTCTCGCCGATCTCGATCGAAGAGCTCGACGATACGATGGCGATCCGCACGCTGATCGAGACGGAGGCGGTGGTCCGGTCGATCGAGCACGGTGGCCCGGAATGGGAAGAGCGCGTTCGCCAGACCTACGAGACCCTGTCGTCGCTGGAGGCGCGGCTTTCCGAAAACGACGAGAGCGTACTCGCCCAGTGGGAGCGCGCCAACGCGCAGTTCCACGAAGCGCTCGTTTCGGCCTGCGGCTCGCCGTGGCTCGTCCGCCTGCGCCGTATGCTGCACCAGCATTCGGAGCGCTACCGGGCGATCTCGCTCGCCAACCGCCCGGCCGGGCGCGACGTCCACGACGAGCACGAAGCCATCGCCGAGGCGGCGCTCAGCCGGAAATCGCTGCGTGCCAGCCGGCTGATCGAGGTTCACCTGCAACGGACCGCCGATGCCGTGCGGGAGGCGATGCGGGCACGCGAGGAGGAAACCGCGCCGCCCAGAGGCAAGCGGCGTCAGAGCGCGCTGAAAACGGCGGGGTGA
- a CDS encoding serine hydrolase domain-containing protein: MIIRKGVLTCVAVLLAGVAAAQPLSPLAEARTHVGDADINVVTFRAMDAFFPSAPVAAGRAAKLPERRSALSPEVRFADGTAPFEAALDRTYTNALLVLRDGAIVDERYRNGSGPDSRFTSWSVAKSITSILIGIALDKGMIASVAEPADKYAPALKGTAFEGATIEDLLTMRDGTSYTEQVPNGESTLDRIKRRSSYANFTGFSDVTGLDLTRLHAPGTHFNYSTLTSSLLARVVEGASGMTLAAFTEKYLWKPAGMEASAYWQLDRSPPEGLALGGSGFNATLRDFGRIGQLMLDGGRANGKQIVSKAWVEKSTRHFGGGPVIPGAPRGYGYQWWTMLGTDRFEAIGIHGQFVSVDPATRTVIVKLSHWPEKGGHQLTIETLALLDAVRGAVSAQEGKQ, from the coding sequence ATGATCATACGCAAGGGGGTGTTGACGTGCGTGGCGGTATTGCTTGCGGGGGTGGCTGCGGCGCAGCCGCTGTCGCCGCTGGCCGAGGCGCGCACGCACGTCGGCGATGCCGACATCAATGTCGTGACGTTCCGTGCGATGGACGCGTTCTTCCCCTCGGCGCCCGTCGCCGCGGGACGGGCGGCGAAGCTGCCGGAACGCCGGAGCGCGCTTTCGCCGGAGGTGCGCTTCGCGGACGGCACGGCGCCGTTCGAGGCCGCGCTGGACCGCACGTACACGAACGCGCTGCTGGTGCTGCGGGACGGCGCGATCGTCGATGAGCGCTACCGCAACGGCTCGGGGCCGGACTCGCGCTTCACGAGCTGGTCGGTGGCGAAGTCGATCACCTCGATCCTCATCGGCATCGCGCTCGACAAGGGCATGATCGCAAGCGTCGCAGAGCCCGCCGACAAGTACGCGCCCGCGCTGAAGGGCACGGCCTTCGAGGGCGCGACGATCGAGGACCTGCTGACGATGCGCGACGGCACCAGCTACACCGAGCAGGTGCCGAACGGGGAGTCGACGCTCGACAGGATCAAGCGGCGCTCGTCCTATGCGAACTTCACGGGCTTTTCCGACGTGACGGGCCTCGACCTCACGCGCCTCCACGCGCCCGGCACGCATTTCAACTATTCGACGCTGACGAGCAGCCTGCTGGCGCGCGTCGTCGAGGGGGCGAGCGGCATGACGCTCGCCGCCTTCACGGAGAAATACCTCTGGAAGCCCGCGGGCATGGAGGCCTCCGCCTACTGGCAGCTCGACCGTTCGCCGCCCGAAGGGCTGGCGCTCGGCGGCAGCGGCTTCAATGCGACGCTCCGCGATTTCGGGCGCATCGGGCAACTGATGCTGGACGGCGGCCGGGCGAACGGCAAGCAGATCGTCTCGAAGGCGTGGGTGGAGAAATCGACGCGGCACTTCGGCGGCGGCCCCGTCATTCCCGGCGCACCGCGCGGCTACGGCTACCAGTGGTGGACGATGCTCGGCACCGACCGCTTCGAGGCGATCGGTATCCACGGCCAGTTCGTATCGGTCGATCCGGCAACCCGCACGGTGATCGTCAAGCTCAGCCACTGGCCCGAGAAGGGCGGACATCAACTCACCATCGAAACCCTTGCGCTCCTCGACGCCGTCCGGGGCGCAGTCTCGGCACAGGAAGGCAAACAATGA
- a CDS encoding 2-keto-4-pentenoate hydratase → MSSSNPVIAAADALSAAAASGTPCAPVKDGIAALGIDGAYAVQSELTRRALAGARTLVGRKIGLTSKAVQTQLGVDQPDYGMLFADMEIGDHEIIPLSRFLQPRVEAEIAFVMDRDLDDAEITLGRLIPAIAFALPAIEIVDSRIADWKISILDTIADNASSGAYVLGGSPAKIADLDLRLCGMSMELKGEPVSVGCGAACLGNPLNAALWLARRMAALGSPLKAGDVVLSGALGPMVPVTPGASYTARIKGLGSVAAHFGEKA, encoded by the coding sequence GTGAGCAGCAGCAACCCCGTCATCGCCGCAGCGGACGCGCTCTCCGCCGCCGCCGCGTCCGGCACCCCCTGCGCGCCCGTGAAGGACGGCATCGCCGCGCTCGGCATCGACGGCGCCTATGCCGTGCAGTCCGAGCTCACGCGCCGCGCGCTCGCCGGTGCGCGCACGCTTGTCGGGCGCAAGATCGGCCTCACCTCGAAGGCCGTGCAGACGCAGCTCGGCGTCGACCAGCCGGACTACGGAATGCTGTTCGCCGACATGGAGATCGGCGACCACGAGATCATTCCGCTCTCGCGCTTCCTCCAGCCGCGCGTCGAGGCCGAGATCGCGTTCGTCATGGACCGCGACCTCGACGACGCCGAGATCACGCTCGGCAGGCTCATCCCGGCGATCGCCTTCGCGCTTCCGGCCATCGAGATCGTCGACAGCCGCATCGCCGACTGGAAAATCTCGATTCTCGACACCATCGCCGACAACGCCTCCAGCGGCGCCTACGTGCTCGGCGGCTCGCCGGCGAAGATCGCGGACCTCGACCTCCGTCTCTGCGGCATGTCGATGGAATTGAAGGGCGAGCCCGTCTCGGTCGGCTGCGGCGCGGCCTGCCTCGGCAATCCGCTGAACGCCGCATTGTGGCTCGCGCGTCGCATGGCCGCGCTCGGCAGCCCCCTGAAGGCGGGCGACGTCGTGCTGTCCGGTGCGCTCGGCCCGATGGTTCCCGTGACGCCGGGCGCGAGCTACACCGCGCGCATCAAGGGCCTCGGCAGCGTCGCCGCGCATTTCGGGGAGAAAGCATGA
- a CDS encoding tautomerase family protein, which yields MPIVQVNILEGRSQEAKSDFARAVTDAAVEHLGVQPAQVRVLINEVAPQHWFTAGASKAPAA from the coding sequence ATGCCCATCGTTCAGGTGAACATCCTCGAAGGCCGTTCTCAGGAGGCGAAAAGCGATTTCGCGCGCGCCGTCACCGACGCCGCCGTGGAGCATCTCGGCGTCCAGCCCGCGCAGGTCCGCGTTCTCATCAACGAGGTCGCGCCGCAGCACTGGTTCACGGCGGGCGCGTCGAAGGCCCCGGCGGCCTGA